The following coding sequences lie in one Corynebacterium humireducens NBRC 106098 = DSM 45392 genomic window:
- a CDS encoding rhomboid family intramembrane serine protease, translated as MLTLRRWWEQAPATTLFTALAVVVYIITAVQSRSLMNNLSASSLGDAWLLYGPEVSTGGLDRLRALGAAFLHIDLGHVAINGFLLMLIGREIERFAGTALYTAAFLTGAVGASATVLWMDWAQPTAGASGALFALMMLLVGVARVSGGDLRAPLAFVGVNVIYTFLAPSVSLWGHMGGLLTGGAMLFFFVHPDVRVRWAGVLAVLTASVVAVGLV; from the coding sequence ATGCTCACCCTGCGCCGTTGGTGGGAGCAGGCCCCCGCCACCACGCTCTTCACCGCCCTGGCCGTCGTGGTGTACATCATCACCGCCGTGCAGTCGCGGTCACTGATGAACAACCTCTCCGCCTCCTCCCTGGGCGACGCCTGGCTCCTCTACGGCCCGGAGGTCTCCACCGGGGGCCTCGACCGTCTGCGGGCCCTCGGGGCGGCCTTCCTCCACATCGACCTGGGCCACGTGGCCATCAACGGGTTCCTCCTCATGCTCATCGGCCGGGAGATCGAGCGATTCGCCGGCACGGCCCTCTACACCGCGGCGTTCCTCACGGGGGCGGTGGGCGCGTCGGCGACCGTCCTGTGGATGGACTGGGCCCAACCCACCGCTGGCGCCTCCGGGGCGCTGTTCGCACTCATGATGCTGCTCGTCGGCGTGGCGCGCGTCAGTGGCGGGGATCTGCGCGCCCCGCTGGCGTTCGTCGGCGTCAACGTCATCTACACCTTCCTGGCGCCCTCGGTGTCGCTGTGGGGACACATGGGTGGCCTGCTGACGGGTGGGGCCATGCTGTTCTTCTTCGTGCACCCGGATGTGCGGGTCCGCTGGGCGGGGGTCCTGGCGGTGCTGACGGCGTCGGTGGTCGCCGTGGGGCTTGTGTAA
- the metE gene encoding 5-methyltetrahydropteroyltriglutamate--homocysteine S-methyltransferase, producing MSSTAFPTFTIEGYPRVGANRELKKALESFWAGRIDEETFISSAHSIRLENYARLRDLGLDQDYAIPADVALYDQVLETGVTVGLIGGDAAEVDLTEYFALARGTAERSPLEMTKWFDTNYHYLVPEVAEDTVITPRPQRILDIVAEAKEAGHTVRPFLVGPVTLLAKSKAAENAGEGFNPLSRLEDLTAAYAQVLAALKEAGVEWVQLAEPALVADLTIRSDADLAADAKATYEALLGSEDRPQVLITTPYGALRNGLDALVAAKPEALQVDLAPVTLANEEGYVERVAKAVAGTGITLAAGVIDGRNIWAADLRERLSVLEELKKGGVEKIAVTSSVSLQHVPHTVSVEKNLPVDVAGWLSFADEKIGEAQALATALEGGSVAAADAFARSDRAVRTRRESARTHNQAVQDRVAALPDGQVAREPEFEGRVEAQKVLNLPKLPTTTIGSFPQTTEIRKARADHRSGALTDEQYTDALKDEVKSVIELQERLGIDVLVHGEPERNDMVQYFAELLDGFVTTEHGWVQSYGSRCTRPSIVVGDVSRPKAMTVEWAKYAQSLSDKHVKGMLTGPVTILAWSFTRDDVPKSVSADQIGVALADEVADLEAAGINVIQIDEPALRELLPLREEDRPAYLDWAVRSFRLVSLDAKPTTQIHTHLCYSEFGQIIDAVAALDADVTSIEAARSRMELLGDLDESFHSEIGPGIWDIHSPRVPDVAELTELIKAALVNVPTERLWVNPDCGLKTRGYAETEASLRNMVLARDLVVESL from the coding sequence ATGTCTTCCACCGCTTTCCCCACCTTCACCATCGAGGGCTACCCGCGCGTCGGCGCCAACCGCGAGCTCAAGAAGGCCCTCGAGTCCTTCTGGGCCGGCCGCATCGACGAGGAGACCTTCATCTCCTCCGCGCACTCCATCCGCCTGGAGAACTACGCCCGTCTGCGTGACCTCGGCCTGGACCAGGACTACGCCATCCCGGCCGACGTCGCCCTCTACGACCAGGTGCTCGAGACCGGCGTCACCGTCGGCCTGATCGGTGGCGACGCCGCCGAGGTCGACCTCACCGAGTACTTCGCCCTGGCCCGCGGCACCGCCGAGCGTTCCCCGCTCGAGATGACCAAGTGGTTCGACACCAACTACCACTACCTCGTCCCGGAGGTCGCCGAGGACACCGTCATCACCCCGCGCCCGCAGCGCATCCTCGACATCGTCGCCGAGGCCAAGGAGGCCGGCCACACCGTCCGTCCGTTCCTGGTCGGCCCGGTCACCCTGCTGGCCAAGTCCAAGGCCGCCGAGAACGCCGGCGAGGGCTTCAACCCGCTGTCCCGCCTCGAGGACCTCACCGCCGCCTACGCCCAGGTCCTCGCCGCCCTCAAGGAGGCCGGCGTGGAGTGGGTCCAGCTCGCCGAGCCGGCCCTGGTCGCCGACCTGACCATCCGTTCCGACGCCGACCTGGCCGCCGACGCGAAGGCCACCTACGAGGCGCTCCTCGGCTCCGAGGACCGCCCGCAGGTCCTCATCACCACCCCCTACGGTGCCCTGCGCAACGGCCTCGACGCCCTCGTCGCCGCCAAGCCGGAGGCCCTGCAGGTCGACCTCGCACCGGTCACCCTCGCCAACGAGGAGGGCTACGTCGAGCGCGTCGCCAAGGCAGTCGCCGGCACCGGCATCACCCTGGCCGCCGGCGTCATCGACGGCCGCAACATCTGGGCCGCCGACCTGCGCGAGCGCCTCTCCGTCCTGGAGGAGCTGAAGAAGGGCGGCGTCGAGAAGATCGCCGTCACCTCCTCCGTCTCCCTGCAGCACGTCCCGCACACCGTCTCCGTGGAGAAGAACCTCCCGGTCGACGTCGCCGGCTGGCTCTCCTTCGCCGACGAGAAGATCGGCGAGGCACAGGCCCTGGCCACCGCACTCGAGGGCGGCTCCGTCGCCGCCGCAGACGCCTTCGCCCGCTCCGACCGCGCCGTGCGCACCCGTCGTGAGTCCGCCCGCACCCACAACCAGGCCGTCCAGGACCGCGTCGCCGCTCTGCCGGACGGCCAGGTCGCACGCGAGCCGGAGTTCGAGGGCCGCGTCGAGGCACAGAAGGTGCTCAACCTGCCGAAGCTGCCGACCACCACGATCGGCTCCTTCCCGCAGACCACCGAGATCCGCAAGGCACGCGCCGACCACCGCTCCGGCGCCCTCACCGACGAGCAGTACACCGACGCCCTCAAGGACGAGGTCAAGTCCGTCATCGAGCTGCAGGAGCGCCTCGGCATCGACGTCCTCGTCCACGGCGAGCCCGAGCGCAACGACATGGTCCAGTACTTCGCCGAGCTTCTCGACGGCTTCGTGACCACCGAGCACGGCTGGGTCCAGTCCTACGGCTCCCGCTGCACCCGCCCGTCCATCGTCGTCGGCGACGTCTCCCGCCCGAAGGCCATGACCGTCGAGTGGGCCAAGTACGCCCAGTCCCTCTCCGACAAGCACGTCAAGGGCATGCTGACCGGCCCGGTCACCATCCTCGCGTGGTCCTTCACCCGTGACGACGTTCCGAAGTCCGTCTCCGCCGACCAGATCGGCGTCGCCCTCGCCGACGAGGTCGCCGACCTCGAGGCCGCCGGCATCAACGTCATCCAGATCGACGAGCCGGCCCTGCGCGAGCTGCTGCCGCTGCGTGAGGAGGACCGCCCGGCATACCTGGACTGGGCCGTCCGCTCCTTCCGCCTCGTCTCCCTGGACGCGAAGCCGACCACCCAGATCCACACCCACCTCTGCTACTCGGAGTTCGGGCAGATCATCGACGCCGTCGCCGCCCTCGACGCCGACGTCACCTCCATCGAGGCCGCCCGCTCCCGCATGGAGCTGCTGGGTGACCTGGACGAGTCCTTCCACTCCGAGATCGGCCCGGGCATCTGGGACATCCACTCCCCGCGCGTCCCGGACGTCGCCGAGCTCACCGAGCTGATCAAGGCCGCCCTGGTCAACGTCCCGACCGAGCGCCTCTGGGTCAACCCGGACTGCGGTCTGAAGACCCGCGGCTACGCCGAGACCGAGGCGTCCCTGCGCAACATGGTCCTCGCCCGCGACCTCGTGGTCGAGTCCCTGTAA
- the pknB gene encoding Stk1 family PASTA domain-containing Ser/Thr kinase has translation MTLLGDRYQLAEVIGTGGMSEVFAAEDTLLGRDVAVKRLRLELARDVNFRERFRREAQNSGRLNHPTIVAVFDTGETTIDGVTVPYIVMERVHGRTLRDIVREEGPLSPSRAAELLVPVAEALQASHDAGIIHRDVKPANIMITNTGEVKVMDFGIARALDDSTSAMTQTSAVIGTAQYLSPEQARGKAADARSDVYALGCVLYETVTGRPPFEGETPFAVAYQHVQEDPEAPSSLIDALSPTAAVNVDAVVLTAMAKHPADRYQTAAAMRDDLRKLARNAVTDAARHYIAEDQPPADDSPTTVTARVPEEGASRSNRWMVWLTALLAALSLGLGGVFVWDTLRGPEDNAARQMVSVPDVTGLPRQDATARLEALELRVDVNEEPSPDVPRGTVIRTNPTAGSQLQKGTSVTMTVSSGREITDVPDVTGMTPQEAADALAEVELLLEQQVNEDTSETVTAGRIMEQNPPAGAQISKGSRVTITVSTGPALVRIPVLSGMQVEQAEATLSSLGFVPQVTVVDSAEPEGRVLRVDNEGAQARRGDTVLLEVSNGMLMTLPDVTRLNETRAREVLREAGHTGAVRVGEPVATGALVDAGLVAATEPLGGGQIRKDSVVTLRLWRFDVGVFLPESQADPAETPGGPLDGLLGRR, from the coding sequence ATGACGCTGCTCGGTGACCGCTACCAGCTGGCCGAGGTGATCGGCACCGGAGGCATGTCCGAGGTGTTCGCCGCCGAGGACACGCTGCTGGGCCGGGACGTCGCCGTGAAGCGGCTGCGTCTCGAGCTGGCCCGTGACGTCAACTTCCGGGAGCGTTTCCGCCGTGAGGCGCAGAACTCCGGGCGGCTCAACCACCCGACGATCGTGGCGGTCTTCGACACGGGTGAGACCACCATCGACGGCGTGACCGTGCCGTACATCGTCATGGAGCGGGTCCACGGCCGGACGCTGCGGGACATCGTCCGCGAGGAGGGGCCGCTCAGCCCGTCCCGCGCCGCGGAGCTGCTCGTCCCCGTGGCGGAGGCCCTGCAGGCCAGCCACGACGCGGGCATCATCCACCGCGACGTCAAGCCGGCGAACATCATGATCACCAACACCGGCGAGGTGAAGGTGATGGACTTCGGCATCGCCCGCGCACTCGACGACTCGACGTCCGCGATGACGCAGACCTCCGCCGTCATCGGCACCGCGCAGTACCTCTCCCCGGAGCAGGCCCGCGGCAAGGCCGCCGACGCCCGCTCCGACGTCTACGCCCTCGGCTGCGTCCTCTACGAGACGGTCACCGGCCGTCCGCCCTTCGAGGGCGAGACGCCCTTCGCCGTCGCGTACCAGCATGTGCAGGAGGACCCGGAGGCACCGTCCTCGCTTATCGACGCCCTCTCCCCCACCGCCGCCGTCAACGTCGATGCCGTGGTGCTCACCGCCATGGCCAAGCACCCGGCGGACCGCTACCAGACGGCCGCCGCCATGCGCGATGACCTGCGCAAACTGGCCCGCAACGCCGTCACCGACGCCGCCCGCCACTACATCGCCGAGGACCAGCCCCCGGCGGACGACTCCCCCACCACCGTGACGGCGCGGGTGCCGGAGGAGGGGGCGTCGAGAAGCAACCGTTGGATGGTGTGGCTCACCGCCCTGCTGGCCGCCCTGTCGCTCGGCCTCGGCGGCGTCTTCGTGTGGGACACGCTGCGCGGCCCCGAGGACAACGCCGCCCGGCAGATGGTGTCCGTCCCGGACGTCACCGGCCTGCCCCGCCAGGACGCGACGGCCCGCCTCGAGGCCCTCGAACTGCGTGTCGACGTCAACGAGGAACCCTCCCCCGACGTCCCCCGCGGCACCGTCATCCGCACCAACCCGACCGCCGGCTCACAGCTGCAGAAGGGCACCTCGGTGACGATGACCGTCTCCAGCGGCCGCGAGATCACCGACGTCCCTGACGTCACCGGCATGACCCCGCAGGAGGCCGCCGACGCCCTCGCCGAGGTGGAGCTCCTCCTCGAGCAGCAGGTCAACGAGGACACCTCCGAGACCGTCACCGCCGGCCGCATCATGGAGCAGAACCCGCCGGCCGGCGCGCAGATCTCCAAGGGCTCCCGCGTGACCATCACCGTCTCCACCGGCCCCGCCCTCGTCCGCATCCCCGTCCTGTCCGGCATGCAGGTCGAACAGGCCGAGGCGACGCTGAGCAGCCTCGGTTTCGTCCCGCAGGTCACCGTCGTCGACTCCGCCGAACCCGAGGGCCGCGTCCTCCGCGTGGACAACGAGGGCGCCCAGGCCCGCCGCGGCGACACCGTCCTGCTGGAGGTGTCCAACGGCATGCTCATGACCCTGCCCGACGTCACCCGCCTCAACGAGACCCGCGCCCGCGAGGTCCTCCGCGAGGCCGGCCACACCGGCGCGGTCCGCGTCGGCGAACCCGTCGCCACCGGCGCGCTTGTCGACGCCGGCCTCGTCGCCGCCACCGAACCCCTGGGCGGTGGGCAGATCCGCAAGGACAGCGTGGTCACCCTGCGCCTCTGGAGGTTCGACGTCGGCGTCTTCCTCCCCGAGTCCCAGGCCGACCCCGCCGAGACACCCGGCGGTCCGCTCGACGGACTACTCGGCCGCCGCTGA
- a CDS encoding NAD(P)/FAD-dependent oxidoreductase, with the protein MAIHHRIVIIGGGNAGISVAARLRIKGQDDIAVIEPSDKHYYQPLWTMIGGGQGNIKSTERPQASVMPQGVAWIKGAAEGVDPEKNEVRLSDGTVVSYDYLVVCPGIQLDWDKTPGLPEALKTPNVSSNYRFDLAPKTWQMIKHMKQGTAVFTMPTDPIKCGGAPQKIAYLAADHWRKEGVLDDIHVILVLPSPGMFGVKVFSDELEKVAAKYGIDVRFNSELTEVDGATQTATIRDNSSGESEDIHYDIMHVVPKQSAPDWVKNSPLADPDNPLGYVKVDKHTLQHTEYPNVFSLGDASSAPNSKTGAAIRKQAPVLVKNLLAAMEGRALSPTYEGYASCPLVTSQRSVLLAEFNYKMEPTPSIPVIDTTKPRFDMWVLKRYGLPFMYWNLILKGRA; encoded by the coding sequence ATGGCCATCCACCACCGGATCGTCATCATCGGCGGCGGCAACGCCGGCATCAGCGTCGCAGCACGGCTGCGCATCAAGGGGCAGGACGACATCGCCGTCATCGAGCCCAGCGACAAGCACTACTACCAGCCGCTCTGGACCATGATCGGCGGCGGTCAGGGCAACATCAAGAGCACCGAGCGCCCGCAGGCAAGTGTCATGCCGCAGGGCGTGGCGTGGATCAAGGGCGCCGCGGAGGGCGTGGACCCGGAGAAGAACGAGGTGCGCCTCAGCGACGGCACCGTGGTGTCCTACGACTACCTCGTGGTGTGCCCGGGCATCCAGCTGGACTGGGACAAGACGCCGGGACTGCCGGAAGCGCTGAAAACGCCGAATGTGTCCAGCAACTACCGTTTCGATCTCGCCCCGAAGACCTGGCAGATGATCAAGCACATGAAGCAGGGCACGGCCGTGTTCACCATGCCGACCGACCCGATCAAGTGCGGCGGCGCCCCGCAGAAGATCGCCTACCTGGCGGCGGACCACTGGCGGAAGGAGGGCGTGCTCGATGACATCCACGTGATCCTCGTGCTGCCGTCACCGGGCATGTTCGGTGTGAAAGTGTTCTCGGATGAGCTGGAGAAGGTGGCCGCGAAGTACGGCATCGACGTGCGTTTCAACTCCGAGCTCACGGAGGTGGACGGCGCGACGCAGACGGCGACCATCCGCGACAACTCCAGCGGCGAGTCGGAGGACATCCACTACGACATCATGCACGTGGTGCCGAAGCAGTCCGCGCCGGACTGGGTGAAGAACAGCCCGCTGGCCGACCCGGACAACCCGCTGGGGTACGTCAAGGTGGACAAGCACACGCTGCAGCACACGGAGTACCCGAACGTGTTCTCGCTGGGTGACGCCTCGAGTGCGCCGAACTCGAAGACGGGTGCGGCGATCCGTAAGCAGGCGCCGGTGCTGGTGAAGAACCTGCTGGCGGCGATGGAGGGCCGCGCGCTGTCCCCGACGTACGAGGGCTACGCCTCGTGTCCGCTGGTCACGTCGCAGCGTTCGGTGCTGCTGGCGGAGTTCAACTACAAGATGGAGCCGACGCCGTCGATCCCGGTGATCGACACGACGAAGCCGCGTTTCGACATGTGGGTGCTCAAGCGTTACGGACTGCCGTTCATGTACTGGAACCTCATTCTCAAGGGTCGCGCCTGA
- the crgA gene encoding cell division protein CrgA, whose product MPKAKITKNTIPATTSSANRTPVKINTGGTPVWYKAIMFGFMLAGLGWLIVNYLAGHQIGFMVELGAWNYGIGFGLFVIGLLMTMGWR is encoded by the coding sequence ATGCCCAAGGCAAAGATCACCAAGAACACCATCCCCGCCACCACCTCCAGCGCCAACCGCACCCCGGTCAAGATCAACACCGGCGGTACCCCGGTCTGGTACAAGGCCATCATGTTCGGCTTCATGCTGGCGGGCCTGGGCTGGCTGATCGTCAACTACCTCGCCGGCCACCAGATCGGCTTCATGGTCGAGCTGGGCGCCTGGAACTACGGCATCGGTTTCGGACTGTTCGTCATCGGTCTCCTCATGACGATGGGCTGGCGTTAA
- a CDS encoding peptidylprolyl isomerase: protein MTNKTATATLHTNRGDIVIELFGNHAPATVANFVGLADGSKEYSTENASGEKSGPFYDGAVFHRVIDGFMIQGGDPTGTGRGGPGYMFADEFHPELRFDRPYLLAMANAGPGTNGSQFFITVGPTPHLNNRHTIFGEVVDAESQKVVDAIASTPTDRMDRPVDPVMIESVTIA, encoded by the coding sequence ATGACCAACAAGACCGCTACCGCGACGCTGCACACCAACCGTGGTGACATCGTCATCGAGCTCTTCGGCAACCACGCACCGGCCACCGTGGCCAACTTCGTCGGCCTGGCCGACGGCTCCAAGGAGTACTCCACCGAGAACGCCTCCGGCGAGAAGTCCGGCCCGTTCTACGACGGCGCCGTGTTCCACCGCGTCATCGACGGCTTCATGATCCAGGGCGGCGACCCGACCGGCACCGGCCGTGGCGGCCCGGGCTACATGTTCGCCGACGAGTTCCACCCGGAGCTCCGCTTCGATCGTCCGTACCTGCTCGCCATGGCCAACGCCGGCCCGGGCACCAACGGCTCCCAGTTCTTCATCACCGTGGGCCCGACCCCGCACCTGAACAACCGCCACACCATCTTCGGTGAGGTCGTCGACGCGGAGTCCCAGAAGGTCGTCGACGCGATCGCCTCCACCCCCACCGACCGCATGGACCGCCCGGTGGACCCGGTCATGATCGAGTCCGTCACCATCGCCTAA
- a CDS encoding methylenetetrahydrofolate reductase, translating to MNANAPQYSAKRRFSASAPLDTFDPEEWRQAPVPERTSLSFEVMPPRHDADEAKIDELLDTLQSYNPDYISVTSSRNSGWLEGTAKFIAKISAQTRIPTVAHLACTAGTREELIGWINRLMDSGVRGLLALRGDLAEGQTGMPEGYLKHATDLINLIQEIEEEQVARFGAGRLAIGVAAYPSGHEESTSRDEDIDVLLAKQRLGADFAITQLFFDAEDYLRFLERARLAGVRIPLIPGIMPMTSVARLRRMGQLSGLTVPDRLISRLEAAGPESEYQTGLDLTAELAQTILDAGAGGMHVYTFNRPDTTTELLDRIGITPDPRVRE from the coding sequence ATGAACGCAAACGCGCCGCAGTACAGCGCCAAGCGTCGATTCTCCGCCTCCGCCCCGTTGGACACCTTCGATCCCGAGGAATGGCGCCAGGCCCCCGTGCCGGAGCGCACCTCCCTCTCCTTCGAGGTCATGCCCCCGCGCCACGACGCGGACGAGGCCAAGATCGACGAACTGCTGGACACGCTGCAGTCCTACAACCCGGACTACATCTCCGTCACCAGCTCCCGGAACTCCGGCTGGCTCGAGGGCACCGCGAAGTTCATCGCGAAGATCAGCGCCCAGACCCGCATCCCGACGGTCGCCCACCTGGCCTGCACCGCCGGCACCCGCGAGGAGCTCATCGGCTGGATCAACCGGCTCATGGACTCCGGCGTCCGCGGCCTGCTCGCCCTCCGCGGCGACCTCGCAGAAGGACAGACCGGTATGCCTGAGGGTTACCTCAAGCACGCGACCGACCTCATCAACCTCATCCAGGAGATCGAGGAGGAGCAGGTCGCCCGCTTCGGCGCCGGCCGCCTCGCCATCGGCGTCGCCGCCTACCCCAGCGGCCACGAGGAGTCGACCAGCCGCGACGAGGACATCGACGTCCTCCTGGCCAAGCAGCGCCTGGGCGCCGACTTCGCCATCACCCAGCTCTTCTTCGACGCCGAGGACTACCTCCGCTTCCTGGAGCGCGCCCGCCTGGCAGGCGTCCGCATCCCGCTCATCCCCGGCATCATGCCGATGACGAGCGTCGCGAGACTACGTCGAATGGGACAGCTCTCCGGCCTTACCGTCCCCGACCGGCTGATCAGCCGACTGGAGGCGGCAGGCCCGGAGAGCGAGTACCAGACGGGCCTCGACCTCACGGCCGAGCTCGCGCAGACCATCCTGGACGCCGGTGCCGGGGGGATGCACGTGTACACGTTCAACCGGCCGGACACCACCACCGAACTGCTGGACCGCATCGGCATCACCCCCGACCCTCGGGTTAGGGAGTGA
- a CDS encoding cation diffusion facilitator family transporter codes for MAHDHDHGHAPLRALGVAAAITGTIFTAELVGGLVSGSLALLSDAMHMLSDAAGLLIALLAALVGKRAASASATFGYRRVEVLAALFNAVAVTGVVVWILVQAIGRLGGHHDIDTTMMLGVAVVGLVANAASAWVLSRHGGDDLNVRGALLHVLADLLGSVAVIIAGLVIRWTGWAPADTIASLAIVAFVLPRSLGLLWQTLGVLMERAPRGVDTREVERVLAGLPGVTDVHDLHVWSMDGVTPLATAHLVVDEACVPAGECGVLGAAQAALRELHIEHSTIQLEHPGHVEHEAVCRGQ; via the coding sequence ATGGCACACGATCATGACCACGGACACGCGCCCCTGCGCGCACTCGGCGTCGCGGCCGCCATCACCGGCACCATCTTCACCGCCGAACTCGTCGGCGGCCTCGTCTCCGGCTCCCTCGCGCTGCTCTCGGACGCCATGCACATGCTTTCCGACGCCGCCGGCCTCCTCATCGCCCTCCTCGCGGCGCTGGTGGGGAAGAGGGCGGCGTCGGCAAGCGCGACGTTCGGGTACCGCCGCGTCGAGGTCCTCGCGGCGCTGTTCAACGCCGTCGCTGTGACGGGCGTGGTGGTGTGGATCCTCGTGCAGGCGATCGGGCGCCTCGGCGGGCACCACGACATCGACACCACGATGATGCTCGGCGTCGCCGTCGTGGGTCTGGTGGCCAACGCGGCCTCGGCGTGGGTGCTCTCGCGCCACGGAGGGGACGACCTCAACGTCCGCGGTGCCCTGCTCCACGTCCTGGCGGACCTGCTCGGTTCGGTGGCGGTCATCATCGCCGGCCTGGTCATCCGGTGGACCGGCTGGGCACCGGCGGACACGATCGCCTCCCTGGCCATCGTCGCCTTCGTCCTGCCGCGCTCACTCGGCCTGCTGTGGCAGACACTGGGGGTGCTCATGGAGAGGGCGCCGCGGGGCGTCGATACGCGGGAGGTGGAACGGGTGCTCGCCGGGCTGCCGGGGGTCACCGACGTCCACGACCTGCACGTGTGGTCCATGGACGGCGTCACGCCGCTGGCCACGGCCCATCTCGTCGTCGACGAAGCGTGCGTGCCGGCAGGGGAGTGCGGGGTGCTCGGGGCGGCCCAGGCGGCGCTGCGGGAACTGCACATCGAGCACTCGACGATCCAGCTCGAGCACCCGGGGCACGTCGAGCACGAGGCGGTGTGCCGGGGTCAGTAG